One genomic region from Candidatus Chlorobium masyuteum encodes:
- a CDS encoding serine hydrolase domain-containing protein — MQSLRIVFIFCCALAGPLQTTPARAQAFNFKPLEAVMGQAVSDSVFPGASLAVLYKGQVVFHKGFGKMTYAVDSSPVDTTTIYDLASLTKAISTTSIVMQLVERDSLSLQAPVAKYLPGFRVKGKESVSLEQLLRHNSGLRAHSYFAKSCRSPEELFNTIENDSLLSPPGRTTLYSDLGFMLLGKIIATITGHSLAENFHARFAAPLGMHATMFTPPAALLQRIAPVEKDTEWPLSIIRPLVHDQNAALLGGVAGHAGLYSTTGDLITFTGMLMHGGTSGRRIYFRKGTLRNFLTRSSAERALGWDLRSLEGHSSSGEFFSASSYGHLGYTGTSIWIDPQQDLAVILLSNRVWPTSANIKIRKFRPLLHNTVAECLQLKKF; from the coding sequence ATGCAATCCCTTCGCATTGTTTTCATCTTCTGCTGCGCTCTTGCCGGACCACTTCAGACAACTCCGGCAAGGGCGCAGGCCTTTAATTTCAAACCGCTTGAAGCCGTGATGGGTCAAGCGGTAAGCGACTCGGTTTTTCCCGGTGCAAGCCTTGCTGTTCTCTACAAAGGGCAGGTGGTTTTTCACAAGGGTTTCGGAAAAATGACCTATGCGGTTGACAGCTCTCCTGTTGATACCACAACCATCTACGATCTGGCTTCGCTTACCAAGGCGATCTCCACAACAAGCATTGTCATGCAGCTTGTTGAAAGGGACTCACTCTCCCTTCAGGCTCCTGTAGCAAAATATCTGCCCGGTTTCAGGGTTAAAGGCAAGGAGAGCGTCTCTCTTGAACAACTGCTCCGCCATAATTCCGGATTGAGAGCCCACTCCTATTTCGCAAAAAGCTGTAGATCTCCCGAAGAGCTCTTCAACACAATCGAAAATGACAGCCTGCTCTCCCCTCCCGGCAGAACTACCCTCTACAGTGATCTCGGGTTCATGCTTCTGGGGAAAATCATAGCGACCATTACCGGCCATAGCCTTGCCGAAAATTTTCACGCACGCTTTGCCGCGCCTCTCGGCATGCACGCAACCATGTTCACACCTCCGGCCGCGCTTCTGCAACGCATTGCTCCGGTTGAGAAGGATACTGAGTGGCCGCTCAGCATTATACGGCCGCTGGTTCATGACCAGAACGCCGCACTGCTTGGCGGGGTTGCCGGACATGCCGGACTCTACTCAACAACTGGAGACCTTATCACCTTTACAGGGATGCTGATGCATGGAGGAACATCCGGCAGGAGGATCTATTTCCGCAAAGGAACGCTGAGGAATTTTCTCACACGGAGCAGCGCCGAAAGAGCGCTGGGCTGGGATTTGCGTTCTCTGGAGGGTCACTCTTCATCGGGCGAGTTTTTCTCCGCCTCATCCTACGGCCATCTCGGCTATACGGGCACAAGCATCTGGATCGACCCGCAGCAGGATCTCGCGGTCATTCTGCTCAGCAACAGGGTGTGGCCAACCTCAGCCAACATAAAGATACGCAAGTTCCGCCCCCTGCTCCACAACACCGTTGCCGAATGCCTTCAGCTCAAGAAATTTTAG
- a CDS encoding MlaD family protein: MKNPNALKWSDLRTGIFFVIGIGFAAYLGLVIGKNSNLFSGVTNVRILSRDVQGLAENNFVSVSGKKIGTVSKMSFVTSHDSLYVVAELKLKTEFAGLVTKDSKATIKSLGILGDKYVDIITGKGPPVAEGDFLALNSEEGIADLTTKASEAFSKINALLDNLNSGKGAAGKLITDEKMGNDLAETISSLKSTSTELANISRKASHGDGLLPKLINDKAMAKNTSETIERLNQTALKTEALMTKLNSEKGTLGQLSSNPALYNNLSRTLTSLDSVLVDLKKRPGRYVRFTLF; this comes from the coding sequence ATGAAAAATCCGAACGCTTTGAAATGGAGCGATCTGAGAACCGGAATTTTTTTCGTTATCGGCATTGGTTTTGCTGCCTATCTCGGTCTGGTTATCGGCAAAAACAGCAATCTCTTTTCCGGCGTAACGAACGTAAGAATTCTGTCACGTGATGTTCAGGGCCTTGCAGAGAACAATTTTGTTTCGGTCTCCGGTAAAAAAATCGGTACCGTTTCAAAAATGAGCTTTGTCACCAGCCACGACTCCCTCTACGTTGTTGCTGAACTCAAACTGAAAACTGAGTTTGCCGGTCTTGTTACCAAGGATTCCAAAGCCACCATAAAGTCCCTCGGTATACTCGGAGACAAGTATGTAGATATCATAACCGGCAAAGGGCCACCCGTTGCTGAAGGGGATTTCCTTGCCCTCAATTCCGAAGAGGGTATTGCCGATCTGACGACCAAGGCCAGCGAAGCATTCAGCAAAATCAACGCTCTGCTGGATAACCTGAACAGCGGCAAAGGAGCTGCAGGAAAGCTTATTACTGATGAAAAAATGGGCAATGATCTTGCTGAAACCATCAGCAGCCTGAAGAGCACGTCAACCGAACTGGCAAATATCTCCCGGAAAGCCTCCCATGGAGATGGACTCCTGCCGAAGCTGATCAATGACAAGGCAATGGCAAAAAACACTTCTGAAACGATTGAACGCCTTAACCAGACAGCGCTCAAAACCGAAGCGCTGATGACCAAACTCAACAGTGAGAAAGGGACGCTCGGGCAGCTCTCTTCCAATCCGGCGCTCTATAACAATCTCAGCCGTACACTCACCTCACTTGACTCGGTGCTTGTTGACCTGAAAAAGCGGCCCGGTCGCTATGTCCGCTTCACGCTCTTCTAA
- a CDS encoding ABC transporter ATP-binding protein, whose protein sequence is MIELKNVSLKYGEKEILKNVSLTVQDNTIKAILGPSGVGKSTILKLMLGLIKPNSGKVIIDGTDITRMKETELYEIRRKMGMVFQGNALFDSLSISQNLGFFLRENLKLPQEEISKRVTEQIQFAGLEGYEDQLPESLSGGMRRRVAIGRALIFKPHMILFDEPTAGLDPVSSKKILSLISSLRNHNNLGAVIVTHIIDDVFNVADSVAVLYQGEMIFDDVTEKLHESQHTFIRSILSDKILEL, encoded by the coding sequence ATGATTGAATTAAAAAATGTCAGCCTTAAATACGGTGAAAAGGAGATCCTGAAAAATGTCTCCCTTACCGTTCAGGACAACACCATCAAAGCGATTCTCGGACCGAGCGGCGTGGGAAAGAGCACCATTCTCAAGCTGATGCTCGGCCTTATCAAGCCGAACAGCGGCAAAGTGATCATTGACGGCACGGATATCACCCGTATGAAGGAGACCGAACTCTACGAGATCCGGCGGAAGATGGGCATGGTTTTTCAGGGAAATGCACTCTTTGACTCCCTGAGCATCAGCCAGAATCTCGGGTTCTTTCTTCGTGAAAACCTCAAACTCCCCCAGGAGGAGATAAGCAAAAGAGTTACCGAACAGATCCAGTTTGCCGGGCTTGAAGGGTATGAAGACCAGCTGCCGGAAAGTCTGAGCGGGGGTATGCGAAGGAGAGTTGCCATCGGAAGGGCGCTGATTTTCAAACCGCACATGATCCTGTTTGATGAACCGACAGCCGGACTTGACCCGGTCAGCTCAAAAAAAATACTCTCGCTGATCAGTTCACTCCGCAATCACAACAACCTTGGCGCGGTAATTGTTACCCATATTATTGACGACGTGTTCAATGTGGCCGACAGTGTGGCCGTACTCTACCAGGGAGAGATGATTTTTGACGATGTGACCGAAAAACTGCATGAGTCGCAGCACACATTCATCCGGTCAATCCTCTCCGACAAGATTCTTGAACTATAA
- a CDS encoding MlaE family ABC transporter permease, producing MPLLFIRSLEKRLNLQLKDFFLTMQEFFLFSLRTFMAIPKTIRYWRDVLDQATICGTDSIPIVLVSSISIGALLAIEVGNLLEDFGAKTMLGRSTALSVIRELGPLLMGLMLSARFGSRNGAELGAMQISEQIDALRAFGTDPIAKLVMPRLVAALIMFLPLTALSDFAGLQSAAYMAEHYHRIDPGIFWNAVYPRLAPKDFVVGFLKAPVFAVIITLVSSFNGFSARGGTAGVGRATIKGIVVSSGLVLIANFYVSKIVLENM from the coding sequence ATGCCATTACTCTTCATACGATCCCTGGAAAAACGGCTTAACCTGCAGCTCAAGGATTTTTTCCTCACCATGCAGGAGTTTTTTCTGTTTTCTCTGAGGACCTTTATGGCCATTCCGAAAACAATCCGCTACTGGAGGGATGTTCTTGACCAGGCCACCATCTGCGGTACCGACTCGATTCCCATTGTGCTCGTCAGCTCTATCTCCATCGGTGCACTCCTTGCCATTGAGGTGGGCAACCTGCTTGAAGACTTCGGCGCCAAAACCATGCTCGGTCGCTCAACCGCGCTCTCGGTCATTCGTGAACTCGGCCCGCTGCTCATGGGTCTCATGCTCTCCGCACGTTTCGGATCAAGAAACGGGGCTGAACTCGGAGCCATGCAGATCTCTGAACAGATTGATGCGCTTCGGGCCTTCGGTACCGACCCGATAGCCAAACTGGTCATGCCGAGGCTGGTGGCTGCACTCATCATGTTTCTGCCACTTACAGCACTCTCCGACTTTGCGGGCCTTCAAAGCGCCGCGTATATGGCTGAGCACTACCACAGGATTGATCCCGGAATATTCTGGAACGCCGTCTATCCGCGGCTTGCGCCAAAAGATTTTGTTGTCGGGTTCCTCAAAGCCCCGGTATTCGCCGTCATTATCACGCTGGTCAGCAGCTTTAACGGATTCTCGGCAAGAGGGGGAACAGCTGGTGTCGGACGGGCAACCATTAAAGGAATCGTTGTGTCATCAGGCCTTGTGCTGATTGCAAACTTCTACGTTTCAAAGATAGTACTGGAGAACATGTAG
- a CDS encoding PHP domain-containing protein, producing the protein MPYSLTGVGHNGFEKADLHIHTKCSDGLYTPEEIVEKAAAAGLKAISITDHDSVSGIDKAKPLALAKGIELVPGVEMSSTYKGYDIHVLGYFFDYQQSELKEYLDHCRHLRTERAERMVSKLAKMGVKIGIEQIIVKAQNGSVGRPHIAAVLQDGGYVKSFSEAFSKYLGSHSPAYVKSIETHPADVIRLINEASGLSFLAHPAQNVPDETLKQLITFGLDGIEIVHPSHDTYKQNYYREIANEYFMLFSGGSDYHGLKERDEDLFGKVTIPCQWVEKMKSRLVKS; encoded by the coding sequence ATGCCATACAGCTTAACAGGCGTAGGGCATAATGGCTTTGAAAAAGCAGACTTACATATACACACAAAATGTTCGGACGGGCTCTATACACCGGAAGAAATTGTTGAAAAAGCTGCTGCTGCCGGGTTGAAGGCGATCAGTATTACTGATCATGATTCCGTTTCAGGTATTGACAAAGCAAAGCCATTAGCCTTAGCGAAAGGTATTGAGCTTGTTCCCGGTGTGGAAATGAGCTCAACCTACAAGGGCTATGATATTCATGTCCTTGGTTATTTTTTTGATTATCAGCAATCCGAGCTGAAAGAGTATCTCGACCACTGTCGACACCTGCGCACCGAAAGGGCTGAGCGTATGGTGAGCAAACTCGCCAAAATGGGCGTAAAAATCGGCATTGAGCAGATTATCGTCAAAGCTCAGAACGGAAGTGTGGGCAGGCCTCACATTGCTGCGGTGCTGCAGGACGGCGGCTATGTCAAGAGCTTCAGCGAAGCATTCAGCAAATATCTCGGTTCACACAGCCCTGCCTATGTGAAAAGCATCGAAACGCATCCGGCGGATGTGATACGGCTCATCAATGAGGCATCGGGTCTCTCTTTTCTTGCTCATCCGGCCCAGAACGTGCCCGATGAGACTCTGAAGCAGTTAATCACCTTCGGGCTCGATGGCATTGAAATTGTCCATCCGTCGCACGACACCTACAAGCAGAACTACTACAGGGAAATTGCCAACGAGTATTTTATGCTCTTTTCGGGCGGTTCGGACTATCACGGCCTTAAAGAACGCGATGAAGACCTCTTCGGCAAGGTTACCATCCCCTGCCAGTGGGTGGAGAAAATGAAAAGCAGGCTTGTAAAATCATGA
- the uppP gene encoding undecaprenyl-diphosphatase UppP, with amino-acid sequence MTLIEAITLGIVQGLTEFLPISSSAHLRIVPALAGWSDPGAAFSAIVQIGTLVAVLIYFRRDIFSIAGAVIKGILRGKPLESREAKMGWMIAAGTIPIVVLGLLFKTEIETSLRSLYWISGALIGLALVLSLAEAKIRKRLESDLPLKSMDRIGWKEALLIGLAQSIALIPGSSRSGVTITGGLLLNLDRATAARFSFLLSLPSVFAAGVYQLYKTCDIITASPENLSNILIATVVAGLVGYASIAFLLNYLKNHTTTIFILYRLAAGIGVLMLVASGQLLP; translated from the coding sequence ATGACCCTCATTGAAGCAATTACCCTCGGCATTGTGCAGGGTCTGACGGAGTTTCTGCCGATCAGCAGTTCAGCTCACCTGAGAATTGTACCCGCTCTCGCAGGATGGAGTGACCCCGGCGCAGCGTTCAGCGCTATCGTTCAAATCGGAACACTTGTGGCGGTCCTGATCTATTTCCGCAGGGACATCTTCTCGATTGCCGGTGCCGTGATCAAAGGCATACTCCGGGGCAAACCGCTGGAGAGCCGTGAAGCAAAAATGGGGTGGATGATTGCCGCCGGAACCATCCCGATCGTCGTACTCGGCCTGCTCTTTAAAACCGAGATTGAAACAAGCCTCCGCTCCCTCTACTGGATCAGCGGCGCACTTATCGGCCTTGCCCTTGTGCTCTCCCTTGCCGAGGCAAAAATCAGGAAGCGGCTCGAAAGCGATCTGCCGCTGAAATCAATGGACCGGATCGGCTGGAAAGAGGCCCTGCTGATCGGTCTTGCACAAAGTATTGCGCTTATTCCCGGCTCCTCACGCTCCGGAGTAACCATTACCGGCGGACTGCTCCTGAATCTCGACCGTGCCACCGCCGCCCGTTTTTCCTTTCTGCTCTCGCTCCCTTCGGTCTTTGCCGCAGGAGTCTACCAGCTCTACAAGACTTGCGACATCATCACCGCCTCGCCTGAAAACCTGAGCAACATCCTGATTGCAACCGTTGTTGCCGGTTTGGTTGGCTATGCCTCCATCGCCTTCCTGCTCAACTACCTCAAAAATCACACGACAACCATCTTTATCCTCTACAGGCTTGCTGCAGGAATCGGCGTACTTATGCTTGTTGCTTCAGGTCAACTGCTGCCTTAG
- the rdgB gene encoding RdgB/HAM1 family non-canonical purine NTP pyrophosphatase, whose translation MSLTSDTPITIILATGNRDKVKELRPLLEDISPLIRVTTLSELDAEVEIEETEETLEGNALLKARGIFELLSERFPSMIALADDTGLEVEALDGAPGVYSARFAPMPEGKSPSYQDNVRHLLANMAGCSNRNAQFRTVIALKGRIPSQNGEQFLFEHLAEGEVSGTITLEERGSEGFGYDPVFMLDSTARTYAEMGIAEKNRLSHRSLAVQKAVVDVRETFYQQNIPITHSSAKQ comes from the coding sequence ATGAGTCTGACTTCCGACACCCCCATTACCATTATCCTTGCAACCGGCAATCGCGACAAGGTCAAAGAGCTTCGCCCGCTGCTTGAAGATATCTCCCCCCTCATCAGGGTTACGACACTCAGCGAGCTTGATGCTGAGGTCGAGATTGAGGAGACCGAGGAGACCCTTGAAGGAAACGCGCTTTTGAAAGCAAGGGGTATCTTTGAACTGCTTTCGGAGCGATTTCCCTCCATGATTGCCCTGGCAGACGACACCGGCCTTGAAGTCGAAGCCCTTGACGGAGCTCCGGGAGTCTACTCTGCCCGGTTCGCGCCCATGCCGGAGGGGAAGTCACCCTCATATCAGGATAACGTCCGTCATCTGCTTGCAAACATGGCGGGCTGCTCGAACCGGAATGCTCAATTCCGAACCGTCATTGCGCTCAAAGGAAGAATCCCGTCTCAAAACGGTGAACAGTTTCTCTTTGAACATCTTGCCGAAGGCGAGGTTTCCGGCACTATTACTCTTGAAGAGAGAGGCTCTGAAGGATTCGGCTACGATCCGGTATTCATGCTGGATTCAACCGCGAGAACCTACGCCGAGATGGGTATTGCAGAAAAAAACCGGCTCAGTCACCGCTCCCTCGCTGTTCAGAAAGCTGTTGTCGACGTCAGGGAGACTTTTTATCAGCAAAACATTCCGATAACTCATTCCAGTGCGAAACAATGA
- a CDS encoding pyridoxine 5'-phosphate synthase translates to MRLAVNIDHIATLRNARNEYEPDPVEAALLAEKCGAAGIVCHLREDRRHIRDLDLQRLREAVTTKLDLEMAMTPEMQQIALKTRPELITLVPEKREELTTEGGFDITRHFDTLVEFLKPIRDAGIESSIFIEPSQSAITLAAQAGAELVELHTGTYALKTDEDERETEMQRIREAASFAKSLGLKVVAGHGLNYLNIAPFKTIPEIEEVSIGHAIIARAVLSGLDAAVREMIRIIE, encoded by the coding sequence ATGAGATTAGCTGTAAATATTGATCACATTGCCACATTGCGCAATGCCCGCAATGAATATGAGCCCGACCCGGTTGAAGCTGCCCTGCTCGCTGAAAAATGCGGTGCTGCCGGTATTGTCTGCCATCTGCGTGAAGACCGCCGCCACATCAGAGATCTTGACCTTCAGCGGCTCCGCGAAGCGGTGACCACCAAGCTCGATCTTGAAATGGCCATGACACCCGAGATGCAGCAGATCGCGCTGAAAACCCGGCCTGAGCTGATCACCCTCGTGCCTGAAAAACGCGAAGAGCTGACCACTGAAGGGGGTTTTGATATTACCCGCCATTTCGACACACTGGTTGAGTTCCTCAAACCGATAAGAGATGCGGGTATAGAGAGCAGCATCTTCATAGAGCCCTCACAGAGCGCCATCACCCTTGCAGCACAGGCCGGAGCGGAGCTTGTGGAACTTCATACCGGCACCTACGCGCTGAAAACCGATGAAGATGAAAGAGAGACGGAGATGCAAAGAATCCGTGAAGCCGCAAGCTTTGCCAAAAGCCTTGGCCTGAAAGTGGTTGCCGGTCACGGACTCAACTACCTGAACATAGCTCCGTTTAAAACCATCCCGGAGATCGAGGAGGTCAGTATAGGTCATGCCATTATTGCCCGCGCCGTGTTATCAGGTCTTGACGCTGCTGTAAGAGAGATGATCCGCATCATTGAGTAA
- a CDS encoding type IV toxin-antitoxin system AbiEi family antitoxin domain-containing protein, which translates to MQTITEKLMQSGLANRVVSQAQLGRLVDGTPQRRYNLVNRAMQHGELLQLRRGLYLLASNPQKSLPHPFVLAQALQPGSYISMETALSFHGWIPESVPTTLSVLPGRRQFMVDHPLLGFYRFYPLALQQGRFLQAVDRQSFSGQTALVAQPLRALFDIVCLRKREVADMKTLVASMRIDEELLASVDPALWELMQKVYLHKRMRACIQALKQEVVR; encoded by the coding sequence ATGCAGACCATCACAGAAAAATTAATGCAATCCGGTCTGGCGAACCGGGTGGTATCGCAGGCTCAGTTGGGACGTCTGGTGGACGGCACCCCCCAGCGCCGCTACAACCTCGTCAATCGGGCCATGCAGCATGGTGAGCTGCTTCAACTGCGGCGCGGTCTTTACCTGCTTGCTTCAAACCCGCAAAAAAGTTTACCCCATCCGTTTGTGCTGGCCCAAGCCTTGCAACCAGGCTCCTATATTTCAATGGAAACGGCTCTGAGCTTTCATGGATGGATTCCTGAATCAGTGCCAACGACTCTTTCGGTATTGCCGGGGCGTCGTCAGTTTATGGTGGATCATCCTCTTTTGGGGTTTTATCGCTTTTATCCTCTGGCGCTTCAGCAGGGGCGGTTTTTGCAGGCGGTTGATCGTCAAAGTTTTTCCGGTCAAACGGCATTGGTCGCACAACCACTACGAGCGCTTTTCGATATTGTCTGTTTGCGAAAACGTGAAGTGGCTGATATGAAAACGCTTGTAGCATCCATGCGTATTGATGAAGAGTTGTTAGCGTCTGTTGACCCGGCTCTCTGGGAGCTTATGCAAAAGGTTTATCTCCACAAACGCATGAGAGCGTGTATTCAAGCGCTAAAGCAGGAGGTGGTCAGATGA
- a CDS encoding nucleotidyl transferase AbiEii/AbiGii toxin family protein, translated as MIELLRRRLQQYSITNAVQEEQAIKEILQEVALYALWRAGFFEKAAFQGGTSLRILHGLPRFSEDLDFILLAPDPAFQWSYYFDSLTRTMEEFGVHCELSDRSNMNRVVRQAMIKDDSIGRQLDLSFFDSDKQSKLRVKLEIDTCPPAGTGTSWHYLDFPLDFEICAQDLPSNYALKIHALLCRPYLKGRDWFDFTWYCKQKTAPNLPHLASALQQFGPWAGESLALDASWLANALTEKIKRIDWSQAAQDVAPFLSAVEQASLSLWSERFFADKISKLVQAIEGVNL; from the coding sequence ATGATTGAACTGCTTCGCAGGCGTCTGCAACAGTATTCGATTACCAATGCCGTTCAGGAAGAACAGGCGATCAAGGAGATTTTGCAGGAAGTGGCACTCTATGCGCTTTGGCGTGCAGGTTTCTTCGAAAAAGCGGCTTTTCAGGGTGGTACCAGTCTTCGTATTCTGCATGGTTTGCCGCGTTTTTCAGAAGATCTTGATTTTATTCTTTTAGCCCCCGATCCTGCATTTCAGTGGTCGTACTATTTCGATTCGCTCACCCGGACAATGGAAGAGTTTGGCGTGCATTGTGAATTGAGCGACCGCAGCAACATGAACAGGGTTGTCCGTCAGGCCATGATCAAGGACGATTCCATCGGTCGGCAACTCGATTTGTCCTTTTTTGATTCCGACAAGCAGAGCAAACTCAGGGTCAAACTTGAAATTGATACCTGCCCGCCTGCAGGGACGGGTACGAGCTGGCACTACCTTGATTTTCCCCTCGACTTTGAAATCTGTGCACAGGATTTGCCCAGCAATTATGCGCTTAAAATTCATGCACTGCTTTGCAGACCCTATCTGAAAGGGCGCGACTGGTTTGATTTTACCTGGTACTGCAAGCAAAAGACCGCACCAAATCTGCCGCACCTTGCGAGTGCCCTGCAACAGTTCGGGCCGTGGGCAGGAGAGAGCCTTGCGCTTGATGCCTCATGGCTGGCGAATGCCTTGACTGAAAAAATAAAGCGTATCGACTGGTCGCAAGCTGCTCAGGATGTTGCACCATTTCTCTCTGCCGTCGAGCAGGCAAGCCTTTCCCTCTGGAGTGAAAGATTCTTTGCCGATAAAATTAGCAAGCTGGTGCAGGCGATTGAAGGTGTGAATCTGTGA